In Staphylococcus lloydii, the following proteins share a genomic window:
- the dnaN gene encoding DNA polymerase III subunit beta, whose amino-acid sequence MEFTIRRDYFINQLNDALKAISPRTTLPILTGIKIDTKENDVILTGSDSEISIEITIPKQVDGEDIVTIAETGSVVLPGRFFVDIIKKLPGKEVKLSTNEQFQTLITSGHSEFNLSGLDPDQYPLLPEVSREDAIQLSVKVLKNIIAQTNFAVSTSETRPVLTGVNWLIQDNELICTATDSHRLAVRKVGLEEESENKNVIIPGKALSELNKIMSDSDDDIDIFFASNQVLFKVGNVNFISRLLEGHYPDTSRLFPENFEIKLGINNGDFYHAIDRASLLAREGGNNVIKLSTGNELVELSSTSPEIGTVKEEVEASNVDGGNLKISFNSKYMMDALKAIDNDEVEVEFFGTMKPFILKPKDDDSVTQLILPIRTY is encoded by the coding sequence ATGGAATTCACTATTAGAAGAGACTATTTCATAAACCAACTTAATGATGCACTAAAAGCCATCTCACCAAGAACAACATTACCAATATTAACTGGTATTAAAATTGACACTAAAGAAAACGACGTAATACTTACAGGTTCTGATTCAGAAATATCTATCGAAATCACAATACCTAAACAAGTCGATGGAGAAGATATCGTTACTATTGCTGAAACAGGTTCAGTCGTATTACCAGGCCGCTTCTTCGTTGATATCATTAAAAAACTTCCAGGCAAAGAAGTAAAATTATCAACAAATGAACAATTCCAAACATTAATTACTTCAGGTCATTCTGAATTTAATTTAAGTGGTTTAGATCCTGATCAATATCCTTTATTACCAGAAGTATCACGCGAAGATGCTATTCAATTATCAGTAAAAGTCTTAAAAAACATCATTGCGCAAACAAATTTCGCAGTGTCCACCTCAGAAACACGCCCAGTACTAACTGGTGTGAACTGGCTTATACAAGATAATGAATTAATATGCACAGCTACTGACTCACACCGCTTGGCAGTAAGAAAAGTGGGCTTAGAAGAAGAGAGTGAAAATAAAAATGTCATCATTCCTGGTAAGGCATTATCTGAATTAAATAAAATTATGAGTGATAGCGACGATGATATAGATATATTCTTCGCATCCAACCAAGTATTATTTAAAGTTGGCAATGTGAATTTCATTTCACGCTTATTAGAAGGTCATTATCCAGATACTTCTCGTTTATTCCCAGAGAACTTTGAAATCAAATTAGGTATAAACAACGGTGACTTTTATCATGCCATTGATCGTGCTTCATTACTAGCAAGAGAAGGCGGCAATAACGTTATTAAATTAAGCACTGGTAATGAATTAGTTGAATTATCATCAACTTCACCAGAGATAGGTACCGTAAAAGAAGAAGTAGAGGCTAGCAATGTAGATGGTGGCAACTTAAAAATTTCATTCAACTCTAAATACATGATGGATGCGCTTAAAGCAATCGATAATGATGAAGTTGAAGTTGAATTCTTTGGCACTATGAAACCATTTATTTTAAAACCTAAA